Part of the Cynocephalus volans isolate mCynVol1 chromosome 11, mCynVol1.pri, whole genome shotgun sequence genome is shown below.
GGTACCCTTGTCCCATTTGCTTCTAGAAACTTCTTTGCATGGGCCTGTAGCCTCTGGGGACCATAGCAACTTTGCTGACCAATGAAGGATCCGAGCTCCATCCAGGCTGCTGCCATTGTCCTGCAAAGCCGAAGGCCTTTTATTAAGGGGCCTACTGTACAACACCTccttttgggggagggagggttcCAGGGGCAGTAGTGGGCAGAGGCTGGGATCTCTGGAGTCACACAGACCCAGGTTCCaatcccagctccaccccttACTCGCTGTGCTGAGCTGAGTGGTATCTCTTCTGAGCTTAGtgttatctcatctgtaaaatggggataatcctGTGTAATGgagtaaataaaatgtgtacaCATAAAGCACGGTCTTGCAGGAGGTGCTCAGTAATGTCACCCTCACCTCCCACTCCTGCTCCTCATTGTTCCTGCTGGCTGCTGCACTGTGACCAGTGGGACAACTCCCTCCCTacaccccacctcagctccactTGAGGGCTGTTAGAAGCATTACCAGGGATGACCACCAGGTGGTGCCCACCCCAGCTCCCCACCAAGGGCTGCTACTTGCAGACCTTTGTGGATTCCCTAAATCTACTTTTATggtttactgtttttattttggatTAAGAGGTGGTATAATAATCTAGGCAGGAAGAGCGCTTGCCTGTTCCTCTCCTCCCCATGGCAGTCGGCTTCCTGCAGTGCCTGAGGCCACACCCTCCTGGTGGCCAACTCTGTCCCCAGCTTCTAGTGCTAACGTGGCCTCCAGCTAGTGCTGGCAGGCTGAGAAGCCCTGGCCCAAGGGTGGAGAACAGACCCCACCAGTCCAGGCCACTTCTCTGAGACCCCATCCCTGCTGAGTCAAATGCAGACCCACAGCCCCTGGCACAGCCAAATCTGTAGGTAAGTGAGCGACAGTTTGCTTACCTGACTGTGGGTTCGACTGGTTCATTCTGTCCAGGTGTCAGGCAGACAAGCGAAGATGTCTACAAATGTGTCTCATCCTGCCCAAGGATtctgaggatttcttgcagaCCCCACCAGTGGCCAGGGGCACCCAGCCCTCTTTCCCCAACTTTAGTTTGTCCTTGGCCAGTACAATGTTCTACACAGTTGGCCTTACAACTAGGGCTGACTGCAGCTGGGCCCAAGGAGCAGGGCAGAAATAGGCTGTGGCGCCTAGTGAGGGAACCCACCAGGGAGCAGCAGagcaggcaggggctggaggTTGGGCCTGCACTGTTCTCCAAGCGTGATACCAGAAGCTCCTGGGCCAGCTGTCAAATGCAGAGTCCCAGGCCCCAGTGGCAAGTTGAGGGGGGCAGTTTGCACACTCGGGATTGAGGACTTATGGTCTGTGATGCTGGGTGGGAGCTGGCCCTTCCTGTTTCTCCCCCACCTGCAGTACTGATGGCAGCCTGAGGGTCCCCTTCTTCCCCAGGACAGGGGCTGCCCTTTTTCCCTCGCTTCTCCGAGATTACTGGTTAAGAGGGCATAAGAAGGAGGGGGACAATGGGCAAAtgaccctccccaccccaggagaCCTCTGGCCACAAGGATGTGGGGCCTTGGGGGAGGTGAGGGGTTTGGGTTTCAGCCACTCGGCTAGAGGTAGGTTGCAGTCAATTGTCACCTGGTGGTGCCTGGGAGGCAGCGCAGTTCTGGCGGTTGAAGGCAGATTCTGGGCCCAGGGGAGGTGATTCTGAAGAGCCATGGGACACCCAGGTCCCGTCCCAGAGCCAAGGGTGCcagcctccctgtcccctcccccttcttcccTAGAACCAGCAGTGGCTGCATCCacatcaaagaaaaaagacatttcagGGGCTGATTCATTTTTCTCAAAACATGTATTTACCATTCCTCTCAGTACATCTTTGAGCACCTTTGCCAGAATCTCTCAGGAATGTGTAGCATCCCCACCCCACACTCCACACCCTCCCTAGGCCTTGGCGATGAGGCCCCTCACAGCTTGTGCAATGGTGTCCCTGTCAATGCCAAACATCTTCAGCAGCTCAGCTGGCTTCCCGCTTCTCGGTACCTGGCCAACAGCCAAGCGAGTGACAGTGACGCCGGGCTCACCCACTACTGCTGTGGACACAGCCTCTCCTATGCCACCTGGGTAAAAGAAAGGAGGTGAGTCAGATGGTGCGGGCTCAGGGGGAGCCACTCTTTGCCAGTCTGAGTTTATTCCCTTCTCAAGAATGGCAAAGATTGCTTACATAACACCTGGAGCTTCTACCCTGGAGCCAGAACAGGCATCACGAATCAATCACAGTAATGGTTATTGACATCAGCCAAAATCTGgcctctaaatttttttttttttttttttttaatgtgaccaGGAacgggattgcaacccttggcttggtgtcgcctgcattgcgttcagccagtgagcgcaccggccatccctatataggatccaaacccgtggcgggagcaccgctgcgctcccagtgccgcactctcccgagtgagccacggggccggccctaaattttttttttttttaacaccatcCTCTGGGCAGCCACCAATAGACTATCACCTGCACTTGACCCCCGAGCCTAAGCCTGTCTTTTCCCCAGGGGCCTTGGAGTAGGGGGTGGTGTGTACTTGTGGAGGCTGCTTTGTGAAGGACTCATAAAAGACAAATTCAGCACTGCTGTCCCAGTTTGATTCTGTACAACAGCCTCAACCGTAAGCTACTTCTGGGACTCAATCTGCCTATCCCACTCCTAGCAGTGAGGTTGGAATCCTTGCTGGCTTCCTGGGTGTCAGGGGTAGGTGGGTCCCCAAGCCAAGCCTGAGGCCTAGTAAGAGGCCATGTCCCAGCTGCTCTGAGGGACAGCTCTGGGTTTTCTGGGTTACCGCTGCCCTTCTGGGGCTCAGATCAAGCAGGGCTGTCCAAGCTTGGATGCCCCCCCAGCCTAAATGTCCCAGGCCCCCATTACCTTCGTAATAGTGGTCCTCCACCGTGAGGATTCTGCCCTTGGTGGCCCGGGCACTCTCAAGAATGAGCTTTCTATCCAGAGGTTTGATGGTGAAGGGGTCCAGCACGCGGATGTTGATCTTCTCTGTAAGAGGAGTGAACACAGGGGCACGGCTGAGGGGTCTGCCCTGCCCAGGGTGGGGATGTCCTAGAAGTAGTCACATAGCTAAGGGCTCAGTCTGCGTGCCTGTCCCTGTCCTGGGGAGAACCAGTTGTCCCCTCGTGCCCACTGATGAGCTTGTGCTTGCCAgaccccacccccttcccttacTGCCTGGGCTCAGGGAGCTCAGCCAGCTGCGGGGCCTGCACACGGTCCAAGAACACTGAACACCAAGTGGCATGTGTGGGTCCTGCACAGCCTCCCCTCACCTTCCCACGACGCCTTTGAAGATAATGGGGAAGGAAGCCAGAGATAAGGCAAGGGTTTATGAGGAGACGGAGAGGAGACGTAGCTGCAGGCAGAAGGGTGTCAGAGGGCTGGGTGAAGACCCAGCAGAATGACCTGCTCAAAGGACAAATCCAAGCCTGCCATGCCACGCTGAAAGCCCACCCCCTGGAAGTCACCCTGCCTGGGGCTTCCCTGGCTTCTCCAGCCCCATCTTGCTCCAGCCCTTCCTGCTCCGGCCTCTCTCCAACTCCCCTGAACTCTGCACATGCCTCTCCTGTCTGCACGTCTCTTTGCTTACCAACTCCTATTCACTCTGAGGTCACTTTCCTAAGGATGCCATGCTCGCCCTCTcctttgtggcacagcaaggctgAAATATGACATCTGTTGGGTGATTCTGTTGGGAGCTAATGCCTGTCTCCCCTATGTCATCAACAGCTAGTGTTTGCGAGctcgcagcagcagcagcagtagtaataACAACTTACTTAATCCTCAGGACTGCCCCATGGGGAAGGTCtagtatctccattttacagatggggaaactgagatatGGTGATGGCGAATAACTTACTTAACTAGTGTCTGTATCATGATTCCCGCCCCATCACAGGCTCCAGGGCCTCTGATCTGACCACCATGCTCTAAGGCCATGGGGCAGGGACTGTGGCCACCACAGCCCCAGGACTCAGACTCAGCATCATGCCAGGCACGGCACAGGTACTCAAAGTGTGGCTTTAGTTAGTATTACCATCGTGTGATTTGGTGAATTCCCTCCCACTCCCAAGACCAAGCGTGCAGTTGGCACTCCATCTATGACTTTTCAGGTCCCTCTTTTCTCACCTTTCTTCAGCAGCTCGGCAGCAGCCAAGGCCTCGTGCAGGGTCACCCCCGCCCCGATCACGGTCACCTGGTCATCCTTGCTCTTCAGGACCACCTGGGAGTGACACAGGGGGCCAGTGAAGCTTGGGGACGGGGGACCACTGCTGGAGGTTGCCACAGGGAGGGTCTTGGCCCATTCTGCAGGGTCTCGCTGGGGCATGAACTGCACTGACCTTGGCTTGTCCGACCTGGAAATCCTCATTGCTGTTATAGATGACGGCACTTTCGGGGCGGCTGGTCCGGATGAAGCAGATGCCCTGGGACCGGAAAAGATAAACTGAGGAATACAGGAGGTAGCACACCCCACCTCGGAAAGCAGTCTTTCTAGAGAGGCCACCCCTTCCCACGTGCAGGCCTCCTCCACCCTGTTGCCCCCATGAGGTGTCTCTGTAAGTCACCCCATCTTGTCTACTCTAGCAGGGAAAAAGGACTTGCCTGCCCTCGGCAGCCTCCACCTCCCTAAACACTGCTGCTGTGAGCCACCCACTGACTGGCAGCCACACAAAGGCAGAGTCCTCCCAGGGACAGCTCCAGGTGGGGCCACCTCCCCAGAGTGCTTCAGGCAGGCCCCTGCCCTTGGCAGAGGAACAGGCTCCATGGGACACTCGGCCTACGGCTGTGGCTCTTGATCTGGACCACGTGGCTCAGCTCACTCTTCTCCTGTCTTGGAGAATCTAACTCAGAGAGGGCAAATAGGTGTCAGCTGCCAGGACTCTCAGTGGGGACAGTGCCGAGGTCCATTGGCAAGGGCTGCTGTGTATTTCGTTTTTCCTGCTCTACCTTCTACAAGCTACACAAGCACGAAGGGCAAGGTCAGGAACAACCACTCTGCAGCAGCCAGCGACCAGCTCTGTACCTCCATGCTGGCCTCCTCTCTTGCCCTTTGGGAAGATCCAGCTGCCAGCACGACTAAGAGTAGCCATGTGACCAACCTTTGTATTGGCTGCTAATTCCACTGCCTTCTCCGTAGACACTCCATCACTCGGGTAAAAGACAGTTGACATGGGGACCGACCGGAACATGGCCAAGTCTTCCAGGGCCATCTGAGAGGGCCCGTCTTCCCCTGGGGTGTGGGAAAGGCTAAGCTGAAATATGGACCAAGATCCTGGCCCCAACCCTTCCTCACCCCTCCTCATCCAAAAGTCAGGGGACATTGTAGGTGTAAACACCCTGGCTGAACTCACCGATGGATACGCCACAGTGGGAGCCACTGAGGTTGATGTTGCTCTCGGAGATGGCTGCCATTCGAATCTGGTCGAAGGCCCGTGTGAAGAAGGCTGCGAAAGTGCTGCAGAAGGGCACTGTCCTGTTGCGTGTGGCACAGCCCACAGCGATACTCACctgggggcaggtggggcagggtcAGCCCTGAAGAGGCAGCAGAGGGTGGCCATGGGGCCCAGGACCCCTCTGGAGGCCCCCTCTTGGGGGTGGAGGATTCTGGAATCCTAGTATCTATTAATTCTCCTCCTCTCATGCAAGGGATTTCTGTGCACCCACGGACTCTGCAGTGTTTCTGAACACCAAATTCCTTCAACTTGAAATAACCATTTCAAAAattctcttaaaattattttcctttggaacATCTTTTTCTAGCAATAAGTAAACCCTTTCAAAGAGAAAGCTAGAGCTTATGCACAGATTGTCATCCGTCTTGGGCTTCTGAacgtctcccccacccccactgccacatctccctccccagccccaaggCCTCTGCAGATACCAGCCATCCCAACCACTCCTCTCAAGTCTGAGGGCAGCAGCCTCAAGCTTGCTGGGGCTTCAGTTCCTAAATCCCTCACCCAGAAGCACGGAGTGCAGTTATCGGTTCCAAACCAGCTGTCCCCCCATGGCTCTGAAACCTGCCAGCTGACATGAACCCTCTTTCTCTGTCCCTAGGGGCCTGCAAACCAGGCTGGGTCCCTGGGCCACGAGGAGGGGATATTTTGAAAAACAGGACATGACAGTGTTTCTCATTTCACAACCTCAGTTCCTGACAAGAGGCTGCTTTCAACTGTGCACGTCAGGGGCCCAGAGTTCCTTCAATTCTGCATCCCCCGAGGGTGGCAGGGGCCAGGGCCTTGTGCATAACAGGGGCTCAGCAGACCTTGGCTGGTAAACGCATCACAGCTCAGCCTCCTGGCAGCACCTGCCCGCCACCTGGATGGCCCTTCACCCCAGAGAGATCCCACTTACCACCATGCCTGGTCTACACGCAGGTCTCCTGAGTGCTCTTGCAGCCCTGTTCAGCTCCCCTGTTTGCACACTCACCCAGTACATCTGAACCTGGGCATAGCCTCTCCAGAACTGTGACTACTCAAGGTTAAGGGTCAATGCTGGGTCCTAGCTGTTCCTGTGGTCTCCCTGAGCTGGCCCACAGCAGGCACCTGGCATTGCCAACATGGCTGCCTAAAGGAGCAGGAGTGCTTCAGCCCTGCCCCTGCACCCTGGACCTCAGCTCTGCAGCTGTGGCTGGACCTGTGCCCTTCAGCCCATTCTTGGCACCCACCATGTTCTGCTCAGCAATGTAGCACTCAATGAAGCGGTCAGGGTGCTCCTTTTTGAAGATGTCCGAGAAGGTAGAATTCTTGGTGTCCCCATCCAGGGCGATGACACGGTCACTGGCATGGCCCAACTTGGCTAGGGCCTGCCCGTAGGCCTTGCGGGTGGCTATCTGTGGGGAGGACAGCTCTGAGTACCTCTGAGGGCATGTGCATAGCTGCAGCCTGGAGCCCTGCTTGCCTGTGGGGCCACAGCTTTCAGGGAGAAGGATAAAAACGGGCAGAAAAAGGAAGCCCAACATAGGACCTGTGGGAACTTTCAGCTCCAGTAAAGATGCCAACAACTACGGGGAATGTCTTGGGCATCTCTGCAACCCTTTGCTCCATACAACCTCACAGTCCTGCTGTATGGAACCTCATAGCCCAGCTGTGAGCCATGTGAGCTGCAAAAGATATCCTAACAATCCCGACTTCCCCACTCCCTGTGAGAGAGTCTGTGAACTCACTACCCCACTTTGCATGGAATACAGAGAGCCTGGGAGTCAGAAAGCCTGCTGCAGGCTGCACTGATGGGTTCATCCGGGGGAAGGCCCTGGACCAAGACCACTCTGCCTAGCCTTTACCAGACTATGTGGGAGTCCTGGGCTCAGGCCAAGGGGCCCTCATGGACCAGGGATGCGAGGACTTGGGAGTCCTGGGCTTTGATCCCAGTTCTGCCAATAGCTTGCAGGGCAAGTCCCTTGAACTCTTTGAGTCCCTGTAGGTAAATAATTGCAGAGCTGCTATTCTCATGAGGGAACTGACAGGAGCAACACCTCAGGGTTCCCTCCTCACCCTAAAATAATCCCTCTCCTCCCTGTACCAGCCCTCCAGAGGGCACATCTTAGCCTACCAGCCTCGGGGAGCCAGAGAACCATGGCAGCCCCATCCCCATCTAGTCCGGAAAAGTAATGCACCACTTTGTACTTTGTCTCCAACTTTGTAGCTGGGTGGGGTGGGCATGCGAATGTTGGTGATGTCCACTGAGGGCGCATCCTCCTGTGGGGGCGTTGCCAGGATCTTCTTTTTGCTCTGGATTTGGCTGTAGATCTCCTGGATGATCTGGTCTGCCATGTTTTTGGGGAGGGGCTTCCCATGCCAAGACTCCTTATCTTCTACCCCTGCAGGTACGACACAGGAGTGCAGAGGGACAGGTAAGACGGAAACTCTCAGAGGGCCAGGAAGCTACTCCAAGGAGCCCGGCCCTCCGCCTGTCCCTCCGCCTGTCCCTCCACCAGGGAGGAGCCCTCTCAGCAGCGAAAGGAAAGGAGGGACGTGGTGAACAGGACAGTCACAAGCCCGCCACTCAGTAAATCCTGCCTGGTCCTCCAGGAGGTCAGAGCtgagtgggaaggggagggaacgGGCATGGCAAATGTGTGCTGCTGAGCATGCcgcccatccccttctcccttgTGTCCCCTCCCTGCAAGGCTGCACAGAGAG
Proteins encoded:
- the TKT gene encoding transketolase — protein: MEGYHKPDQQKLQALKDTANRLRISSIQATTAAGSGHPTSCCSAAEIMAVLFFHTMRYKSQDPRNPHNDRFVLSKGHAAPILYAVWAEAGFLPEAELLNLRKISSDLDGHPVPKQAFTDVATGSLGQGLGAACGMAYTGKYFDKASYRVYCLLGDGELSEGSVWEAMAFAGIYKLDNLVAVLDINRLGQSDPTPLQHQVDIYQKRCEAFGWHAIIVDGHSVEELCKAFGQVKHQPTAIIAKTFKGRGISGVEDKESWHGKPLPKNMADQIIQEIYSQIQSKKKILATPPQEDAPSVDITNIRMPTPPSYKVGDKIATRKAYGQALAKLGHASDRVIALDGDTKNSTFSDIFKKEHPDRFIECYIAEQNMVSIAVGCATRNRTVPFCSTFAAFFTRAFDQIRMAAISESNINLSGSHCGVSIGEDGPSQMALEDLAMFRSVPMSTVFYPSDGVSTEKAVELAANTKGICFIRTSRPESAVIYNSNEDFQVGQAKVVLKSKDDQVTVIGAGVTLHEALAAAELLKKEKINIRVLDPFTIKPLDRKLILESARATKGRILTVEDHYYEGGIGEAVSTAVVGEPGVTVTRLAVGQVPRSGKPAELLKMFGIDRDTIAQAVRGLIAKA